The genomic window TTCTCATCAAAACTCTTATGGAAAAACTTTCCTTTGCTTCTGAAATTTTCACTTACCCGAATGGATCGGAAGCACTCACTGCCTTAAAGTCCACGGAACATCTTCCTGAACTTTTGTTTTTAGATTTGAATATGCCGATCATGGATGGTTGGCAGTTTTTGGAGACAGTCCAAACGATCACACCCATTTCTCAAATCCCGATTTACATTCTCACATCCTCCATAGATCCTTCCGACCAATCCAAAAGTTTGTCCTTTCCCAATGTGAAAGGTTACCTTGTAAAACCACTCGACCCAAAAGACCTACACCATATCCAGACTAACAAAATTCAGTAAGAGACATAATTTTTTACTTCAGTTTTCTAGAATCTGACCGAAAGGAATGATGTGAAACTCACTGATATCCCTTCTGTTTCTTCTGTCTTAGGCAGAATGGAATCTTTGTCCCAAATGGCAAAGAACCCTAGTGCCCTTGTCTCCTTCCCTGATCTGTTAGAAAAGGAATGGAACAAACAAAATGGGGCAAAACAAACGAGTGAAACAAATCCCATCCCGAACGACTCCATCCAACTTCCTTTCCCTGATACAGCGAAATCCTTAGCACCTGCTCTTTCACGAGGGCCCAAACAAACAGAGGATCTCATTGGTACAATCGAATCCATAGCCGAAGCACAAGGGATGGATCCAAATTTAGTAAAGGCAATGGTGAAGGCAGAATCTGGATTTAAAACGAAGGCGGTTTCTCCCAAAGGTGCAATGGGCCTCATGCAACTAATGCCCGAGACTGCAGAAAGTTTGGGTGTGAAGGACCCTTTTGATCCCGAAGAAAACATCACTGGTGGTGTAAAATTCTTAAAAGGTCTGATGAAAGAATTTAAGGATCCAGAAAAGGCAATTGCTGCTTACAATGCAGGTCCTGGTGCTGTGAAACGATACAAAGGTATACCACCATATGAGGAAACAAAACAATATGTTTCCAAAGTGAAACGTTTTTATAAAGACTTTAGTTCTTAATCTGAAGTTTTAGTAAAAACTCAAATAACCAAACTTTTTTTGTAAACCAGCAGTATATTCATCAAACGGGCGCTTTGCGGGAACATTGGCCCACGATTCTTCAATCTTCTTAGAGATAAAACTTAGATTTTTTTCATTTTTAATTTTATCGAAGGTGATTTTTTGGATCAGGACATCGTCTTCACTTAATGGAAC from Leptospira paudalimensis includes these protein-coding regions:
- a CDS encoding response regulator; translation: MSQISKVFLIEDDVVTTFLIKTLMEKLSFASEIFTYPNGSEALTALKSTEHLPELLFLDLNMPIMDGWQFLETVQTITPISQIPIYILTSSIDPSDQSKSLSFPNVKGYLVKPLDPKDLHHIQTNKIQ
- a CDS encoding lytic transglycosylase domain-containing protein, with product MKLTDIPSVSSVLGRMESLSQMAKNPSALVSFPDLLEKEWNKQNGAKQTSETNPIPNDSIQLPFPDTAKSLAPALSRGPKQTEDLIGTIESIAEAQGMDPNLVKAMVKAESGFKTKAVSPKGAMGLMQLMPETAESLGVKDPFDPEENITGGVKFLKGLMKEFKDPEKAIAAYNAGPGAVKRYKGIPPYEETKQYVSKVKRFYKDFSS